The Spiroplasma citri genome has a segment encoding these proteins:
- the pgsA gene encoding CDP-diacylglycerol--glycerol-3-phosphate 3-phosphatidyltransferase translates to MNWANRITLIRIFLIPVIIALMVIVPFKNSSLYNGWDQWLTIKGDNVTYSLPISYLIAGILFIIASLTDLLDGFIARLYNQVTTFGKFFDSIADKLLTNTVLIVFACANIIPVWMVVLLIARDFVIDVVRQILATQKVVMAANQLGRVRAAMEMFGMTVLFFIGFRMFNGHSLQTGQWDEFGWVNQIIMIPIYLATVLSLAAAGNYIFLNRKILFDMTVIKKPKLENGQDNNEKNK, encoded by the coding sequence ATGAATTGAGCTAATCGTATTACATTAATTCGGATTTTTTTAATCCCAGTTATTATTGCTTTAATGGTAATTGTTCCATTTAAAAATAGTTCCTTATATAATGGATGAGATCAATGATTAACAATTAAAGGAGATAATGTTACTTATTCATTGCCAATTAGTTATTTAATTGCTGGTATTTTATTTATTATTGCTAGTTTAACTGACTTATTAGATGGCTTTATTGCTCGTCTTTATAATCAAGTGACAACATTTGGAAAATTTTTTGATTCAATTGCAGATAAATTATTAACAAATACTGTTTTAATTGTGTTTGCTTGTGCAAACATTATTCCAGTTTGAATGGTAGTGTTGTTAATTGCCCGTGATTTTGTAATTGATGTTGTTCGCCAAATTTTAGCAACACAAAAAGTAGTAATGGCTGCTAATCAATTAGGACGAGTGCGAGCAGCAATGGAAATGTTTGGGATGACAGTTTTGTTTTTTATTGGTTTTCGTATGTTTAATGGCCATTCTTTACAAACAGGACAATGAGATGAATTTGGTTGAGTGAACCAAATTATTATGATTCCAATTTATTTAGCTACGGTATTATCATTAGCAGCAGCAGGAAATTATATTTTCTTAAATCGTAAAATATTATTTGATATGACAGTTATTAAAAAACCAAAATTAGAAAATGGACAGGACAACAATGAAAAAAACAAATAA
- a CDS encoding CinA family protein produces the protein MVKELVQLLKQKQMTIAAYESITGGLFSHYITNVPNASQVFLGSIVTYTNEIKIKVGHVSQSIITKYGVVSKETAEAMAFACQKQFNSDLAVSFTGNAGPGQLDNLPIGTGFATILFQNEATTFALTFNPNWSREQIKFATVTTIIKHLQQILEKEQGINSKKA, from the coding sequence ATGGTTAAAGAACTAGTACAATTACTTAAACAAAAACAAATGACAATTGCAGCATATGAATCAATAACAGGCGGCCTGTTTAGTCATTATATAACTAATGTTCCAAATGCTAGTCAAGTTTTTTTAGGCAGTATTGTCACTTATACCAATGAAATTAAAATTAAAGTTGGCCATGTTTCTCAATCAATAATTACAAAATATGGTGTTGTTTCAAAAGAAACAGCTGAAGCAATGGCTTTTGCTTGTCAAAAACAATTTAATAGTGATCTTGCCGTAAGTTTTACGGGTAATGCTGGTCCAGGTCAATTAGACAATTTACCAATTGGAACGGGATTTGCAACTATTCTTTTTCAAAACGAAGCAACAACATTCGCATTAACATTTAATCCAAATTGATCACGAGAACAAATTAAATTTGCAACTGTTACAACAATAATTAAACATTTACAACAAATTTTAGAAAAAGAACAAGGAATTAATAGTAAAAAAGCATAA
- a CDS encoding pentapeptide repeat-containing protein, which translates to MKTLYEMIKDLTGIDVEQNKISDYLSRKFLDLHGAKLNGAYLSWVDLKCANLSGANLKGIEITKKQLEQLTVIEENE; encoded by the coding sequence ATGAAAACATTATACGAAATGATAAAAGATTTAACAGGAATTGATGTTGAACAAAATAAAATCAGTGATTATTTAAGCAGAAAATTTTTAGATTTACATGGTGCTAAATTAAACGGTGCTTATTTAAGTTGGGTTGATTTAAAATGCGCTAATTTATCTGGTGCTAATTTAAAAGGTATTGAAATTACAAAAAAACAATTAGAACAATTAACTGTTATTGAGGAGAATGAATAA
- a CDS encoding SDR family NAD(P)-dependent oxidoreductase yields the protein MKKTNNNLGWAVVTGASKGLGYCYCEELLKLGYNVIAVARDTSPITTLQQKYSEQTIKMINYDLSNLENCEKLFNDVAKDNVTILINNAGYGVWGYFSESSLEQEMNMIDLNIKAVHILTKLFVQRFIAQQQGRVLNIGSLAAFTPASVFASYYASKAYVWSLGVAINTELKKTKSPVRVITLCPGPLKTDFWNRSSNQKDAKYHSTVKVMKTSTYAQKSLLKGLKVKRKNYIITGSVNKIVKKLTKWSPQSWVLTSVYNYQRKRK from the coding sequence ATGAAAAAAACAAATAATAATTTAGGATGAGCTGTTGTTACTGGTGCTAGTAAAGGATTAGGATATTGTTATTGCGAAGAATTATTAAAACTTGGTTATAATGTTATTGCCGTCGCTCGTGATACAAGCCCTATTACAACTTTACAACAAAAATATTCAGAACAAACAATTAAAATGATTAATTATGATTTAAGTAATTTAGAGAATTGTGAAAAATTATTTAATGATGTTGCAAAAGATAATGTAACAATCTTAATTAATAACGCTGGATATGGTGTATGAGGTTATTTTAGCGAATCTAGTTTAGAACAAGAAATGAACATGATTGATTTAAATATTAAAGCAGTTCATATTTTAACAAAATTATTTGTGCAACGTTTTATAGCACAACAACAAGGACGTGTTTTAAACATTGGTAGTTTAGCGGCATTTACGCCAGCTTCAGTTTTTGCTAGTTATTATGCTTCAAAAGCTTATGTTTGAAGTTTAGGCGTGGCTATTAATACAGAATTGAAAAAAACAAAATCACCAGTTCGAGTTATTACCTTATGTCCAGGACCATTAAAAACTGATTTCTGAAATCGAAGTAGTAACCAGAAAGATGCAAAATACCATTCAACTGTTAAAGTTATGAAAACATCTACTTATGCTCAAAAAAGTTTATTAAAAGGATTAAAAGTAAAAAGAAAAAATTATATCATAACGGGAAGTGTTAATAAAATTGTAAAAAAATTAACAAAATGAAGTCCCCAAAGTTGAGTATTAACATCGGTTTACAATTATCAAAGAAAACGAAAATAA